One Metamycoplasma canadense DNA segment encodes these proteins:
- a CDS encoding transcription antitermination protein NusB, whose protein sequence is MEIDNKEKKHIKNKSNFLINKYHFRRRIITFIYQNELFEHEINIEEIFENNLNEISTKELKTLEIIKSKYQTLTNIGKKFLLEEWKWERISPLVRAILLYGIYELTFNEPKVVINEMINITKLFSPGEDFKFVNKILDRISKQIIKN, encoded by the coding sequence ATGGAAATTGATAATAAAGAAAAAAAACATATTAAAAATAAGAGCAATTTTTTAATAAATAAATATCATTTTCGAAGAAGAATAATTACTTTTATTTACCAAAATGAATTGTTTGAGCATGAAATAAATATAGAAGAAATTTTTGAGAATAACCTAAATGAAATTTCAACCAAGGAACTAAAAACATTAGAAATCATTAAATCAAAATATCAAACATTAACAAATATTGGTAAAAAATTTTTATTAGAAGAATGAAAATGAGAACGAATTAGTCCATTAGTTAGAGCAATTTTATTATATGGAATTTATGAACTTACATTCAATGAACCAAAAGTAGTTATAAATGAAATGATAAATATTACAAAACTTTTTTCTCCAGGTGAAGATTTTAAATTTGTAAATAAAATTTTAGATAGAATTTCAAAACAAATAATTAAAAATTAA
- a CDS encoding TlyA family RNA methyltransferase, whose translation MKKTLKELIKQKYNLDDKTIDSLAMQGKIFVNNEKIFLSSFKFKEDCKIEINDKKNKYVSRGAYKLKKAIEEFNIQPEDKICLDIGSSTGGFVQVLLEYKAKKVYALDSGTNQLDFSLRQNKNVFVYEKTNLKNITSEMFKEKIDLITCDVSFISLKNVFEICNRSFENGVKIMALIKPQFEASSKFVEPGGYVKEEHHEYIKNKIIRFANDNNFYLIKQIIKSPILGDKSKNIEYLSFFEKKEMRKNER comes from the coding sequence ATGAAAAAAACCTTAAAAGAACTAATAAAACAAAAATACAACTTAGACGATAAAACTATCGATTCTCTTGCGATGCAAGGGAAAATTTTTGTAAATAATGAAAAAATTTTTTTATCTTCTTTTAAATTTAAAGAAGATTGCAAAATTGAAATAAATGATAAAAAAAATAAATACGTTTCTCGTGGTGCTTATAAGCTAAAAAAAGCTATTGAAGAATTTAATATTCAACCTGAAGACAAAATTTGTTTAGATATCGGATCTTCTACCGGGGGATTTGTACAAGTTTTATTAGAATATAAAGCAAAAAAAGTTTATGCCTTAGATTCTGGCACAAATCAACTAGATTTTTCTTTAAGACAAAATAAAAATGTTTTTGTTTATGAAAAAACTAATTTAAAAAATATTACTAGCGAAATGTTCAAAGAAAAGATAGACCTTATTACTTGTGATGTTTCTTTTATTAGCTTAAAAAATGTTTTTGAAATATGCAATAGATCATTTGAAAATGGCGTTAAAATAATGGCCCTTATAAAACCGCAATTTGAAGCTAGCAGTAAATTTGTTGAACCTGGTGGATATGTTAAAGAAGAACATCATGAATATATAAAAAATAAAATTATTAGGTTTGCAAATGATAATAATTTTTATTTGATTAAACAAATAATAAAAAGCCCAATATTAGGCGATAAATCAAAAAATATAGAATATTTATCGTTTTTTGAAAAAAAAGAAATGAGAAAAAATGAAAGATAA
- a CDS encoding aminotransferase class V-fold PLP-dependent enzyme, whose translation MKDNKRKKIFPMFKNNLDIIYLDNAALTFKPKSVIKKGVEFYEKFSISTRTADSKIGIKIANDLRNVRQKIANFVQSNENEVIFTQGTTDGLNQIASMLSRITNNGEIIFSYFNHSSAIVPFIENFKNKNIVFKYCEDENSILKSINKNTKILIIPQTTNNFQIKFDLKKIYKKCKKYNTILINDAAQAIAHTKVDFNYCDVLVFSSNKIYGPTGSGALIVKEDILSKLSPIKWGGGQVQDIYQTCSWNMRNSISKWEPGTLNFAGILQMGEALNFLNSFNIKKIQKYETEIANYAYDELLKIKNITIDSKRGDTIILFNINSVSSQDVASYLGNRNIYVRAGAFCAYKFKEVNNLSNSYVRISLALYNNKNDIDVLVETLKNGGNFIEIF comes from the coding sequence ATGAAAGATAACAAAAGAAAAAAAATTTTCCCAATGTTTAAAAACAATCTAGATATTATTTATTTAGATAACGCTGCATTAACTTTTAAGCCTAAATCAGTAATTAAAAAAGGTGTAGAATTTTATGAAAAATTTTCTATTTCAACAAGAACTGCTGATTCAAAAATTGGTATTAAAATTGCAAATGATTTAAGAAATGTAAGACAAAAAATAGCTAATTTTGTTCAAAGTAATGAAAATGAGGTTATTTTTACCCAAGGTACAACTGATGGATTAAATCAAATTGCTTCAATGTTATCAAGAATTACAAATAATGGTGAAATTATTTTTAGTTACTTTAACCATTCTTCTGCAATAGTTCCTTTTATTGAAAATTTTAAAAATAAAAATATTGTTTTTAAATATTGCGAAGATGAAAATAGTATTTTAAAATCAATAAATAAAAATACAAAAATTTTGATTATTCCCCAAACAACAAATAATTTTCAAATTAAGTTCGATCTAAAAAAAATATACAAGAAATGTAAAAAATATAATACCATTCTAATAAATGATGCTGCTCAAGCAATTGCGCATACGAAAGTAGACTTTAACTATTGCGATGTCTTAGTTTTTTCGAGCAACAAAATATACGGGCCAACTGGTTCTGGAGCATTAATTGTTAAAGAAGATATTTTAAGCAAACTATCTCCTATAAAATGAGGAGGAGGACAGGTTCAGGATATATATCAAACATGTAGCTGAAATATGAGAAATTCAATAAGCAAATGAGAGCCAGGTACTTTAAACTTTGCAGGAATTTTGCAAATGGGGGAAGCTTTAAATTTCTTAAACTCATTTAATATAAAAAAAATTCAGAAATATGAAACTGAAATTGCCAATTATGCTTATGATGAATTATTAAAAATAAAAAATATAACTATTGATTCAAAAAGGGGAGATACTATTATTTTATTTAATATTAATTCTGTTTCATCTCAAGATGTTGCTTCATATTTAGGAAATAGAAATATTTATGTTAGAGCAGGTGCTTTTTGTGCTTATAAATTTAAAGAAGTAAATAATTTATCAAATTCATATGTAAGAATTTCACTTGCTTTATATAACAATAAAAATGATATTGATGTCCTAGTTGAAACACTTAAAAATGGAGGTAATTTTATTGAAATCTTTTAA
- a CDS encoding iron-sulfur cluster assembly scaffold protein — translation MKSFNNQEKQQIIFNAYSNPKYKLDIKKNIGISEHSTVCVDEIELYLKFENDRLIDAKYYATGCAIFISSIEIMIEETLNKTKDQINLIIENYFKLINQKENLETCVNLGKLEVFENIKVHLNRLECASIIYRAYKKGLNG, via the coding sequence TTGAAATCTTTTAATAATCAAGAAAAACAACAAATTATATTTAATGCATATTCTAATCCCAAATATAAATTAGATATTAAAAAAAATATTGGCATTTCAGAACATTCAACAGTTTGTGTTGATGAAATAGAATTATATTTAAAATTTGAAAATGATAGATTAATTGATGCTAAATATTATGCTACAGGCTGTGCAATTTTTATTTCCAGTATTGAAATAATGATTGAAGAAACATTAAACAAAACTAAAGACCAAATTAATTTAATTATTGAAAATTACTTTAAATTGATAAATCAAAAAGAAAATTTGGAAACTTGTGTTAATTTAGGAAAACTAGAAGTTTTTGAAAATATTAAAGTTCACTTAAATAGATTAGAATGTGCTTCAATAATATACCGTGCATATAAAAAAGGATTAAATGGCTAG
- a CDS encoding Y-family DNA polymerase, translated as MARIIFHIDMDCFFVSCERAKNQALKNKPIVIASNLKRAIISAMSYEVKEKGFKTGDPFYKVKNKIKDLIIIEPHYQLYSLMSTKIFKYIENYFSKNIEIYSIDECYIDVTEEAKKYNSPINLAKEIQKNILEIFKIPCSIGISFTKFLAKMSTNKAKPFGIIQTNKEDIKKNFYDLPIKKIFGIGKASVPKLKENGINTYEDLVKCENNILLQKIFGKNYFLFKQDLIGENLNKQHVLPKETKSISNSKTFMINDSDNKIFLINELKEIVKNICQRAKNLNLESKKIALAIRHRNKIWTQKSKTLSKWTNNFDDLWKNILILFNKMWNEELIRGLGASLSSLRTMFNNYHSLNLFEKNNINKVSKIINQLNFHEGKNSLKTLLQYSKEIGLDEENIKFLRKNSKSTNKKINLEE; from the coding sequence ATGGCTAGAATTATATTTCATATTGATATGGATTGTTTTTTTGTTAGTTGTGAAAGAGCTAAAAATCAAGCATTAAAAAATAAACCAATAGTAATAGCTTCAAATTTAAAAAGAGCTATTATTTCTGCTATGTCATATGAAGTTAAAGAAAAAGGATTTAAAACTGGTGATCCTTTTTATAAAGTTAAAAATAAAATAAAAGATCTAATTATAATTGAACCACACTACCAGCTTTACTCATTAATGTCAACAAAAATATTCAAATATATTGAAAATTATTTTTCAAAAAACATTGAAATTTATTCAATAGATGAATGCTATATTGATGTGACTGAAGAAGCAAAAAAATATAATTCCCCTATTAATTTAGCTAAAGAAATTCAAAAAAACATTTTGGAAATTTTCAAAATACCTTGCTCAATTGGAATTTCATTTACAAAATTTTTAGCAAAAATGTCAACTAATAAAGCAAAACCTTTTGGAATTATTCAAACAAACAAAGAAGATATTAAAAAAAATTTTTATGATTTACCAATTAAAAAAATTTTTGGTATCGGAAAAGCTAGTGTTCCTAAACTTAAGGAAAATGGAATTAATACTTATGAAGATTTAGTAAAATGTGAAAATAACATTTTATTACAAAAAATATTCGGGAAAAATTATTTTTTATTCAAACAAGATTTAATCGGAGAAAACTTAAATAAGCAACACGTCTTACCTAAAGAAACTAAGAGTATAAGCAATTCTAAAACATTTATGATCAATGATTCTGATAATAAAATTTTTCTAATAAATGAATTAAAAGAAATAGTAAAAAATATATGCCAAAGAGCTAAAAATCTAAATTTAGAATCTAAAAAAATAGCTCTTGCAATTCGCCACAGAAATAAAATTTGAACACAAAAAAGTAAAACACTTTCAAAATGAACTAATAATTTTGATGATTTATGAAAAAATATTTTAATTCTATTTAATAAAATGTGAAATGAAGAATTAATAAGAGGTCTTGGAGCAAGTTTATCATCTTTAAGAACAATGTTTAATAATTATCACTCACTTAACTTATTTGAAAAAAATAATATAAATAAAGTAAGCAAAATAATAAATCAATTAAATTTCCATGAAGGTAAGAACTCATTAAAAACTTTGTTACAATATAGTAAAGAAATAGGATTAGATGAAGAAAATATTAAATTTTTAAGAAAAAATTCAAAATCAACAAATAAAAAAATAAATTTGGAGGAATAA